The following are encoded in a window of Hymenobacter volaticus genomic DNA:
- a CDS encoding PAS domain-containing protein yields the protein MASIVHEGEQARFRTVFENSPLSQKIITPDLTIRQANQVVVEMLGCTRVEGVVGHKILEFAHPDHRADWQQLQERLWEHKMRFGCVP from the coding sequence GTGGCCTCAATAGTGCACGAGGGAGAACAGGCGCGCTTTCGCACGGTCTTCGAAAACTCCCCTTTAAGCCAAAAAATCATCACCCCCGACCTGACCATCCGGCAAGCCAATCAGGTGGTGGTTGAGATGTTGGGTTGTACTAGAGTGGAAGGCGTAGTGGGCCATAAAATCTTGGAGTTTGCCCATCCCGATCACCGCGCCGACTGGCAGCAACTACAAGAGCGCCTATGGGAGCATAAAATGCGGTTCGGCTGCGTTCCATAG